One Sphingopyxis macrogoltabida genomic region harbors:
- a CDS encoding TIGR03087 family PEP-CTERM/XrtA system glycosyltransferase: MAEILFLVHRAPWPPDRGDRIRSWHMFEALAKLAPVHVAALADNAADAALARDKMASLCKSLAIEVRDVSRPVALAQALLHGEPVSNRLFRNLALAHQIDDLLAEGRISHIVAFSGQMAEYLPAGFTGRVIMDFVDVDSAKFATYAEQDGRQPLNWLHRREAKKLAAFESDIARGVDASLFVSEAEAALFRSRSGLGSDKVRAVENGIDTAKFDPALAFDPVAAGEGPLAVFTGQMDYRPNIDAVRWFTEDILPLVRRRHPAARFAIVGRAPTDEVRALEKHAGVRVTGEVPDVRPWLAAADAVVAPLLLARGVQNKLLEAMAMARPVAASAAAATGIDAVAGEHLLVADDAQAMAAAVCTLFDDRNAAAAMGAAARARMIERYGWDARLAPLGQLLGLAA, encoded by the coding sequence ATGGCCGAAATCCTGTTCCTCGTGCACCGCGCGCCGTGGCCGCCCGACCGCGGCGACCGCATCCGTAGCTGGCATATGTTCGAAGCGCTGGCCAAGCTTGCGCCGGTGCATGTCGCGGCGCTCGCGGACAATGCTGCGGATGCGGCCTTGGCTCGCGACAAAATGGCCTCGCTTTGCAAGAGCTTGGCGATCGAAGTGCGTGACGTTTCGCGGCCGGTCGCGCTCGCGCAGGCGTTGCTGCATGGCGAGCCGGTATCGAACCGGCTGTTCCGCAACCTCGCGCTCGCGCACCAAATCGACGACCTGCTGGCGGAAGGCCGGATCAGCCACATCGTCGCCTTCTCGGGCCAGATGGCGGAGTATCTGCCGGCCGGCTTCACCGGGCGGGTGATCATGGATTTCGTCGACGTCGATTCGGCGAAGTTCGCGACCTATGCCGAACAGGATGGCCGCCAGCCGCTGAACTGGCTTCACCGGCGCGAGGCGAAGAAGCTGGCGGCATTCGAGTCCGATATCGCGCGCGGGGTCGATGCAAGCCTGTTCGTGAGCGAAGCCGAGGCGGCGCTGTTTCGCTCGCGCAGCGGACTAGGCAGCGACAAGGTCCGCGCGGTTGAAAATGGCATCGACACGGCGAAGTTCGACCCCGCATTAGCGTTCGACCCGGTCGCGGCGGGCGAGGGGCCGCTCGCGGTGTTCACCGGCCAGATGGACTACCGCCCCAATATCGACGCCGTGCGCTGGTTCACCGAAGACATCTTGCCGCTGGTTCGTCGGCGGCATCCTGCGGCGCGCTTCGCGATTGTCGGCCGCGCGCCGACCGATGAGGTGAGGGCGCTTGAAAAACATGCCGGGGTGAGGGTGACCGGCGAGGTTCCCGACGTGCGGCCGTGGCTGGCCGCCGCGGACGCGGTCGTCGCACCGCTGCTGCTGGCGCGCGGGGTACAGAACAAGCTGCTCGAAGCGATGGCGATGGCGCGGCCGGTGGCCGCAAGCGCGGCGGCGGCAACCGGAATCGACGCCGTCGCGGGCGAGCATTTGCTGGTCGCCGATGACGCGCAGGCGATGGCCGCGGCGGTTTGCACGCTGTTCGACGACCGGAACGCCGCTGCGGCGATGGGAGCGGCGGCGCGCGCACGGATGATCGAGCGCTACGGCTGGGACGCGCGCCTTGCGCCGCTCGGGCAACTGCTTGGACTTGCCGCATGA
- a CDS encoding FemAB family XrtA/PEP-CTERM system-associated protein, which translates to MKQGFSGAPLSEAAEWDAYVEEHPDATPFHSRAWCEAITRATGHRCHLVTARDTAGTLTGILPLHHVRSPLFGQALVGSGFAVDGGILANDPTVAAILAQGAAEMAASLAVPSVELRGGALPEGTGWYHEEGIYAGFARDLSADDEAELLAIPRKQRAEVRKALGSDLTVTTGDDTTERRDHYRIYATSVRNLGTPVFPKALFDAVLDAFGDDADILTVRSDGRAVASVLSLTWRGTVMPFWGGGLAEARGLRANELMYFALMRHARERGCTRFDFGRSKVGTGPYSYKKNWGFEPQPLVYARWLAAGEKPRDTNPNSAKYRLQVDLWKKLPLWAANRIGPLIARGLG; encoded by the coding sequence ATGAAGCAGGGCTTTTCCGGCGCGCCGCTGTCCGAAGCGGCCGAATGGGACGCCTATGTCGAGGAGCACCCCGACGCAACGCCGTTTCACAGCCGTGCCTGGTGCGAGGCGATCACCCGGGCGACCGGGCATCGCTGTCACCTCGTCACCGCACGCGATACGGCCGGAACGCTGACCGGCATACTGCCGCTTCATCACGTCCGTTCGCCGCTGTTCGGACAGGCGCTGGTCGGCAGCGGCTTTGCGGTCGATGGCGGCATCCTCGCCAACGATCCGACGGTGGCCGCCATTCTGGCGCAGGGCGCCGCCGAAATGGCCGCGTCGCTGGCCGTTCCTTCGGTCGAACTGCGCGGCGGGGCGCTGCCCGAAGGGACCGGCTGGTATCACGAGGAAGGCATCTATGCCGGCTTTGCGCGCGATCTTTCGGCCGATGACGAAGCCGAACTGCTCGCCATTCCGCGCAAGCAGCGGGCCGAGGTGCGCAAGGCGCTGGGCAGCGACCTGACCGTCACCACCGGTGACGACACGACCGAGCGGCGCGACCATTACCGCATCTACGCGACGAGCGTCCGCAACCTTGGAACGCCGGTGTTTCCGAAAGCGCTGTTCGACGCGGTGCTCGATGCGTTCGGCGACGACGCCGACATCCTGACCGTTCGCAGCGACGGACGGGCGGTGGCGAGCGTGCTTAGCCTCACCTGGCGCGGCACGGTGATGCCCTTTTGGGGCGGGGGCCTTGCCGAGGCGCGTGGGCTGCGCGCCAATGAACTCATGTATTTCGCGCTGATGCGCCATGCGCGCGAACGCGGGTGCACGCGCTTCGATTTCGGCCGGTCGAAGGTCGGCACCGGTCCGTACAGCTACAAGAAGAACTGGGGCTTCGAGCCGCAGCCGCTGGTCTATGCGCGCTGGCTCGCGGCCGGCGAAAAGCCGCGCGACACCAATCCGAACAGCGCAAAATACCGGCTGCAGGTCGACCTGTGGAAGAAGCTGCCGCTGTGGGCGGCAAACCGGATCGGCCCGCTGATCGCCCGCGGACTTGGTTAG
- a CDS encoding XrtA/PEP-CTERM system-associated ATPase, with protein MYDQFYGFTGRPFQLTPDPHFYFESGTHRKAMSYLGYGLAQGEGFIVITGDVGAGKTTLVGHLMNTIDPNRLTAVKLVSTQVEGDDLLRLVAEQFGLEWETESKAELLRSMEQYLREQARAGRRTLLIVDEGQNLAISALEELRMLSNFQLGGHSLLQIFLLGQPEFRQTLFHSPTLEQLRQRVIATHHLDPMEPEEVEPYILHRLGKVGWTGNPSFSPDAFEEIFDYSAGVPRKLNVLVSRLLLYGAVEQMTRITGQQVRAVVAEIEADRGIDEAALAPLPVEDVVAQAEIAAAPIAAAVAEPAPVAEASAEIARPLEWPRASAVYDDAPAVPERPPFAGPADTSPPAYASPSFAEARSLVAEQLGVAPAAEVVETGADDTADIFELAAETAIETPAETPVAVPPAIDAAHLEALQRQIASLEERLVEQDAALRRVLDLLIEWVERDPENAPNPARSQVWAA; from the coding sequence ATGTACGATCAATTTTATGGCTTCACCGGACGCCCGTTCCAGCTGACGCCTGACCCGCATTTCTATTTCGAGAGCGGCACGCACCGCAAGGCGATGTCCTACCTCGGTTACGGCCTCGCGCAGGGCGAAGGCTTCATCGTCATCACCGGCGATGTCGGCGCGGGCAAGACGACGCTGGTCGGCCATCTGATGAACACGATCGACCCCAATCGCCTGACCGCGGTCAAGCTGGTGTCGACGCAGGTCGAGGGCGACGATCTGCTCCGCCTCGTCGCTGAACAATTCGGCCTGGAATGGGAAACCGAGAGCAAGGCCGAACTGCTGCGCTCGATGGAGCAGTATCTACGCGAACAGGCGCGCGCCGGGCGCCGCACGTTGCTGATCGTCGACGAAGGGCAGAACCTTGCCATTTCGGCGCTCGAAGAGCTGCGCATGCTGTCGAACTTCCAGCTCGGCGGCCATTCGCTGCTGCAGATTTTCCTGCTCGGCCAGCCCGAATTCCGCCAGACGCTGTTCCACTCGCCGACGCTCGAACAGCTGCGCCAGCGGGTGATCGCGACGCACCATCTCGATCCGATGGAGCCCGAAGAGGTGGAGCCCTATATCCTGCACCGCCTCGGCAAGGTCGGCTGGACCGGCAACCCCAGCTTCAGCCCCGACGCGTTCGAGGAGATTTTCGATTATAGCGCGGGCGTGCCGCGCAAGCTCAACGTGCTGGTCAGCCGTCTGCTCCTCTACGGCGCCGTCGAGCAGATGACCCGCATCACCGGGCAGCAGGTCCGCGCCGTCGTCGCCGAGATCGAGGCCGATCGCGGCATCGACGAAGCCGCGCTCGCGCCGCTGCCGGTCGAGGACGTCGTGGCGCAGGCCGAGATTGCCGCAGCGCCGATTGCGGCTGCTGTTGCTGAGCCGGCCCCGGTTGCGGAGGCAAGCGCCGAAATCGCACGGCCGCTCGAATGGCCGCGCGCTTCGGCGGTCTATGACGACGCGCCGGCTGTTCCCGAACGCCCGCCGTTCGCCGGACCCGCCGACACCTCGCCGCCCGCCTATGCCAGCCCGAGCTTCGCCGAAGCGCGGTCGCTCGTCGCCGAACAGCTGGGCGTCGCCCCTGCGGCGGAAGTGGTGGAAACCGGCGCCGACGATACGGCCGACATTTTCGAACTTGCGGCCGAAACGGCAATCGAAACCCCGGCCGAAACGCCTGTCGCAGTGCCGCCGGCGATCGACGCGGCGCATCTGGAAGCGCTGCAACGGCAGATCGCGAGCCTCGAGGAACGGCTGGTCGAGCAGGACGCCGCGCTGCGCCGCGTGCTTGATTTGTTGATCGAATGGGTCGAACGCGATCCGGAGAATGCGCCCAATCCGGCCCGGTCGCAGGTCTGGGCCGCCTGA
- a CDS encoding XrtA system polysaccharide deacetylase gives MQNGLSVDVEDWFQVGAFERTIGRDDWDGFECRVEANCDAVLALFAEAGVQGTFFTLGWVAERYPALIGRIVAAGHELASHGYDHKRVFAMTAGEFAADLKKTQAILEDIGGVPVRGYRAPSFSVDQRTPWAHPILAEQGYAYSSSVAPVVHDHYGWPASPRHAWRPLADSDLVEWPVTTARVAGRTLAAGGGGFMRLLPYGFTRWAIARMNAEGHPAILYFHPWEIDPGQPRVADAPLKSKIRHYSGLSAMAGKLKKLLADFEWTRADALLPMQQQRAQSWRAAA, from the coding sequence ATGCAGAACGGCCTCTCGGTCGATGTCGAGGACTGGTTCCAGGTCGGCGCCTTTGAGCGCACGATCGGCCGCGACGACTGGGACGGGTTCGAGTGCCGCGTCGAGGCGAATTGCGACGCGGTGCTGGCCTTGTTCGCCGAGGCCGGGGTGCAAGGCACCTTCTTTACCCTGGGCTGGGTCGCCGAACGCTATCCGGCGCTGATCGGGCGGATCGTCGCCGCGGGGCACGAACTCGCGAGCCATGGCTATGACCACAAGCGGGTCTTCGCGATGACCGCCGGTGAATTTGCCGCCGACCTGAAGAAAACGCAGGCGATCCTCGAGGATATCGGCGGTGTGCCGGTCCGCGGCTATCGCGCGCCGAGTTTCTCGGTCGATCAGCGCACGCCTTGGGCGCACCCGATCCTTGCCGAACAGGGATATGCCTATTCGTCGAGCGTCGCGCCGGTGGTGCACGATCATTATGGCTGGCCCGCGAGCCCACGCCATGCGTGGCGTCCGTTGGCAGACAGCGATCTCGTCGAGTGGCCGGTGACGACCGCGCGCGTTGCGGGGCGCACGCTCGCGGCGGGCGGGGGAGGCTTCATGCGCCTCTTGCCCTATGGCTTCACGCGCTGGGCGATTGCGCGGATGAATGCCGAGGGGCATCCCGCGATCCTTTATTTTCACCCGTGGGAAATCGACCCCGGCCAGCCGCGCGTCGCCGATGCGCCGCTCAAATCGAAAATACGCCATTACAGCGGCTTGTCGGCCATGGCTGGCAAACTGAAGAAACTGCTCGCCGATTTCGAATGGACGCGAGCCGACGCGCTGTTGCCTATGCAGCAGCAGCGGGCGCAATCGTGGCGCGCGGCGGCGTGA
- a CDS encoding EpsI domain-containing exosortase — translation MTPSLHALDRPQGWSRWQQHIAALVALSAAILILFYRDAADMAGIWWHSSTFTHCLLMVPMIGWLVAQRVPQLRTLTPAFWWPALIWIAGAGLVWLVGEAAGVGLFRQVGLVLMLQGVVAATLGEKLVRGLLFPLGYALLLVPFGEELVPMLQTFTAHISVVLLHLSGIAAEMQGVFVTTKAGFFEVAEECSGVNFLIAMLAYSVFAAHLCFRSWTRRIVFVALALATTIIANALRAYGTMVAAEIWGIEAAGGIDHVFYGWIFFGLVILLVMFVAWRWFDRPANDAAIDTRGLDGVPRFAGPTKAVLPAALALPLFFLGWAVLVGGRSAPLPGTMMVETPAGWAGTLATGTPWAPRYDGADERLMRHFTDAKGRRVTVAIGGYERQAEGREVVAFGQGAVDLDSKWAWSAPLPAVDGAKTERLLHPGPVLRDAATWYVVGGEATGSPRRAKLAGLQARLFGGDPRALSLIVSSEAGQGGRDAIADFVSASGGAQAMADRALETR, via the coding sequence ATGACCCCGTCCTTGCACGCTCTCGATCGCCCGCAAGGCTGGTCGCGCTGGCAGCAGCATATCGCGGCGCTGGTCGCCTTGTCGGCGGCAATTCTCATACTGTTCTATCGCGACGCTGCCGATATGGCGGGCATCTGGTGGCACAGCTCGACCTTTACCCACTGCCTGCTGATGGTGCCGATGATCGGCTGGCTGGTCGCGCAGCGGGTGCCGCAACTCAGGACGTTGACGCCCGCCTTCTGGTGGCCCGCGTTGATCTGGATCGCTGGGGCCGGATTGGTCTGGCTCGTCGGCGAGGCGGCGGGCGTCGGGCTGTTCCGGCAGGTCGGACTGGTGCTGATGCTGCAGGGCGTGGTCGCAGCGACGCTCGGCGAGAAGCTGGTGCGCGGGCTGCTCTTTCCGCTCGGCTATGCGCTGCTGCTGGTGCCGTTCGGGGAGGAACTGGTGCCGATGCTCCAGACGTTCACCGCGCACATCAGCGTCGTTCTGCTCCACCTGTCGGGGATCGCCGCTGAGATGCAGGGCGTGTTCGTGACGACGAAGGCCGGCTTCTTCGAGGTCGCGGAGGAATGTTCGGGGGTCAATTTCCTGATCGCGATGCTCGCTTATTCGGTGTTTGCGGCGCATCTCTGTTTCCGGAGCTGGACGCGGCGGATCGTCTTCGTCGCGCTGGCGCTCGCGACGACGATCATCGCCAACGCGCTGCGTGCCTATGGCACGATGGTCGCGGCCGAGATCTGGGGGATCGAGGCGGCGGGCGGCATCGACCATGTCTTCTATGGCTGGATATTCTTCGGGCTGGTCATCCTGCTCGTGATGTTCGTCGCTTGGCGCTGGTTCGATCGGCCCGCGAACGACGCGGCGATTGACACCCGCGGCCTCGATGGAGTGCCGCGTTTTGCCGGGCCCACCAAGGCGGTGCTGCCTGCTGCTCTTGCGTTGCCGCTCTTCTTTCTCGGCTGGGCGGTGCTGGTCGGCGGCCGGTCGGCGCCGTTGCCGGGCACAATGATGGTCGAAACGCCCGCGGGCTGGGCCGGGACGCTGGCGACGGGAACGCCATGGGCACCGCGTTACGATGGCGCCGACGAACGCCTGATGCGGCACTTCACCGATGCCAAGGGTCGCCGCGTGACTGTCGCGATCGGCGGTTACGAGCGGCAGGCCGAAGGGCGCGAAGTCGTCGCCTTCGGACAGGGCGCAGTCGATCTCGACAGCAAATGGGCGTGGAGTGCGCCCTTGCCGGCGGTCGATGGCGCAAAGACCGAGCGGCTGCTTCACCCCGGCCCGGTGCTGCGCGACGCGGCGACCTGGTATGTCGTCGGCGGCGAGGCGACGGGGAGCCCGCGCCGCGCCAAACTCGCCGGATTGCAGGCGCGCCTGTTCGGCGGCGACCCGCGCGCGCTGTCGCTGATCGTATCGAGCGAGGCGGGGCAGGGTGGGCGCGATGCCATCGCCGATTTCGTGTCGGCTTCGGGCGGCGCGCAGGCAATGGCTGACCGCGCGCTCGAAACCCGCTAA